The following proteins are co-located in the Pseudarthrobacter siccitolerans genome:
- a CDS encoding VWA domain-containing protein gives MTEPDNDSRSRLGRWRLVLGGHGADGVTDGNGNRVELSAADARRDQALEDLYEDEQRRRGGLGASSPRVSRWLGDIRRHFPSSVVQVMQADAMDRLGLKQLLLEPEMLRTVQPDVGLVSTLIGLGRVIPEHSRETARAVVRQVTDELEERLRARTIQAVTGALNRAVRTRRPRHRDIDWNRTIAANLKHYQPGYHTVVPERLVGHARRSTEIQREIILCIDQSGSMAESVVYSSVFGAVLGSLRSVRTRLVVFDTEVVDLTDELEDPVDVLFGVQLGGGTDINRALAYCQDRITQPTETILVLISDLYEGGIAEEMLRRAASIVGSGATMIALLALSDSGHPSFDSSHAAALAGIGVPAFACTPDLFPDLMAAAIERRDVGEWAASHDIPATHEP, from the coding sequence GTGACAGAACCGGATAACGACAGCCGCAGCCGCCTGGGCCGGTGGCGGCTGGTGCTCGGCGGGCACGGGGCGGACGGGGTTACTGACGGCAACGGCAACAGGGTGGAACTTTCGGCCGCCGATGCTCGGCGGGACCAGGCCCTGGAGGACCTGTACGAGGACGAGCAGCGCCGCCGCGGCGGCCTCGGCGCGTCCAGCCCCCGGGTGTCCCGCTGGCTGGGCGACATCCGCAGGCACTTCCCGTCCAGTGTGGTGCAGGTGATGCAGGCGGACGCCATGGACCGGCTGGGCCTGAAGCAGCTGCTCCTGGAGCCGGAGATGCTGCGGACGGTACAGCCCGACGTCGGCCTTGTCAGTACGCTGATCGGCCTCGGCCGGGTGATCCCCGAGCACTCCCGCGAGACGGCCAGGGCTGTGGTGCGGCAGGTGACGGACGAGCTGGAGGAACGGCTGCGTGCCAGGACCATCCAGGCGGTCACCGGCGCGTTGAACCGGGCCGTCCGGACCAGGCGGCCCAGGCACCGGGACATCGACTGGAACAGGACCATCGCCGCGAACCTCAAGCACTACCAGCCCGGGTACCACACCGTTGTTCCCGAACGGCTGGTGGGCCACGCCCGGCGCAGCACCGAGATCCAGCGCGAAATCATCCTGTGCATCGACCAGTCCGGCTCCATGGCCGAATCCGTGGTGTACTCCAGTGTGTTCGGCGCGGTGCTCGGCTCCCTGCGGTCGGTCCGCACCCGGCTGGTGGTCTTCGACACCGAAGTGGTTGACCTGACGGACGAGCTGGAGGATCCGGTCGATGTGCTGTTCGGCGTGCAGCTGGGCGGCGGCACGGACATCAATCGTGCCCTCGCCTACTGCCAGGACCGGATCACCCAGCCCACCGAGACCATCCTGGTGCTCATCAGCGATCTCTACGAAGGCGGCATCGCCGAGGAGATGCTGCGGCGCGCCGCGAGCATCGTCGGATCCGGTGCCACCATGATCGCGCTGCTGGCCCTGAGCGACAGCGGCCACCCGTCGTTCGACTCCAGCCACGCCGCGGCCCTCGCCGGCATCGGCGTCCCCGCTTTCGCCTGCACCCCGGACCTGTTCCCGGACCTCATGGCGGCGGCCATTGAGCGGCGGGATGTGGGCGAATGGGCCGCATCGCACGACATTCCCGCCACGCACGAGCCTTAA